The DNA sequence GCTTGGCGGACTAGGCACGGCATAGGCTGTATGCTCGGCAGCTTTGCGGCTGTCTTGGGTAGGGGCAAGCGTGTTAGATGATGGCTGTTGTAAAGCGTTTTGTACGCAGGCTGTTAGGGTCAAAAGCGGTATGGCGGCGATAAGCAGCCGGCAGTAGTGATTGTTTCTGGTCATCGTTGTTTGAGGCTTTCGTCAAGTTTGGTTTGCAGCGGACTGAGCAGATAGTCCAGCACGCTGCGTTTGCCCGTTTTGATTTCTGCGGTAAGGTTCATGCCTGCACTTAGGCGGACAGGTTGACCGTCAATCATTAGGGTGTCTTTATCCAGTTTAATGGTTGCGGCATAGATTAAGCCAAGTTTCTCATTTTCGATGGCATCGTAGCTGATATGTTCGACTTTGCCAGTGATATAGCCATAGCGTGTATAGGGGAAGGCTTCGATTTTAATGACCGCTGGCTGCCCTTGGCGAATAAAGCCGATATCCTTATTCAGTATCCATACGCTCGCGTGGAGCTGATAGTCATCAGGCACAATGACCATGACGCTTTGGGCTGCGGTCACAACGCCGCCGATTGTGTGTACTGCCAGCTGCTGCACGGTGCCTGATACGGGTGCTTTGAGGGTAAGCAGTTGTTGCCGCTGCTGCGCTTTTTCAATTTGCGGACTGAGTTGCGCAATTTGTTCATTCGCTTGGCGAATGGCATCTAGGGTATCACGGCGGAGGTTCTGCTCATTAACGCGGCGGCTTTTTGGCGGTGAGCTGGACGGATACCGTACAGGCGACGCTGATGCTCTTTGCCCTAATTTTAACGCCGATTATGGTCTATCTCAGCTTGGGCGGTGCGGCGGAAATGAGCGCGGCGGTGCAGGCTGTGGCTGCCAATACCGGCAAAGAATACGGCAGCTTGTTTGCCGGTACGACCTTCTTAGGCATTATTTCTACCGCCGCTTGGGGTTTAGGCTATTTCGGACAACCGCATATTTTGGCGCGCTTTATGGCGGCGGAAAATGTAAAATCGCTTAATAGTGCACGCCGCATCGGTATGACGTGGATGATTGTCTGCTTGGGCGGTGCGGTGGCGGCCGGTTATTTCGGCATTGCTTATTTCGGCGGTCATCCCGAGGAAATAGAGGCATTAGGCGGTAATGACGAACGCATTTTCATTGCTTTGGCAACCTTATTGTTTAACCCTTGGATTGCCGGCGTCATTTTGAGTGCGATTTTGGCAGCGGTGATGTCTACGCTGTCTTGCCAGCTCTTGGTCTGTTCCAGCGCCATTACCGAAGATTTTTACAAAGGCTTTCTGCGCCCGAATGCTGCGCAAAACGAATTGGTCTGGGTAGGGCGGATTATGGTATTGGCGGTGGCGATTATTGCCATTTTGATTGCCGGTAATCCCGACAGCAAAGTGCTGGGCTTGGTGTCCTATGCTTGGGCGGGCTTCGGCGCAGCCTTCGGACCGGTGGTGATTTTATCGGTGATGTGGAAGCGCATGACGGCTTCAGGCGCTTTGGCCGGCATGATTAGCGGCGCAGTCGTGGTGGTGCTATGGGCGGAAAAAGTGAATCCGGCATTGAGCAAAGCGGGTTTGCCGACCATGTATGAAATCGTGCCCGGATTTATTTTGTGCGGCTTGGCGGTGGTTGCCGTATCCTTATTGAGCAAAACGCCTGAGCGCGAAGTGGTGGAAAAATTCGAAAAAGCAGATGCGGATTATCGCGCAATATATTGAGAGATAGCCGATTATGAAATGAAAAGACGATGAATGTCTTACTCTACAATCTTAATCGGCTTTATGACTGATTGATAAGAGCGCCTTAACATGCGCTACGCTGCCGAAAAAGCCGCGCTGTTCTTTGGGCGCATATTCCGCTGTGGCTGAACAAAATGCCGCCGAAAGGACGGATAAAAAACGATAAGGCAAAAGAAGCAAATGCCAGCATGGTACCGACGGTCGGGTCTTCTGCCGGAAAGGATAATTGGTTGAACACCAGTGCGGCAACCGTGCCGTAGAGGAAGTAGTCGAACCATTCGATGGAGCTGCCGATTAAACTGGCCAGCAGCACGCGTTTAGATATTTGAGGGTTTTGTATGATGTTTTTCCAAATGTAGTGTTGTTTTATTATTGCTCATGATTTCATCCAAACGATCTGTTTGGATGCTTTTATAAATTTAAGAATTCAGGTGTTCGTAAGCCAATACCGCCGCCGCCAAATCTTCCAAGGCGCTGCCGACGGATTTAAATACAGTGATTTCCTCGGCATGTTCGCGTCCTTTGTGTTGCAGACGGCATAAATCGCTTAAGGTGGCGCGAACACGTTCGGGGGCGAACACACCAGCCGCAATCGGGGAGAGTAAATCACCGGCTTTCATCAAGGCTTCTTCGGTATCCACAAACACACTGGTATCGGCAAAACAGGCATCGTCGGTTTCGCGCATATCGGGGGCGAAGCCGCCGATTAAATCCAGATGCGTGCCCGCTTGCAGCCATTCGCGCAAAATCAAAGGGGCGGTGGACAAAGTGGCGCAGCTGACGATGTCGGACTGCTTCACGGCGGAAGCCAAGTCGCTTGCGGCTTCCGCCTGCAAACCTCTGTCGCGCAGACGAACTGCCAGACTTTCGGCTTTATCCTGAGTTTGATTCCAGATGATAAAACGTTCAATCGGGCGCACGCTTAAATAGGCATCGGGCAGCAGTTCCGCCACACGACCGGCACCTACAATCAGCAAGGTTTTGCTGTCTTTGCGGCTTAAAAAGCGTGCGGCCGATGCGGAAGCGGCGGCGGTGCGGCGTGAAGTGATGCTGTCGCCGTCAAAAATGGCGGCCGGTTTGCCGGTGTCTGCGCTGTATAAAATGTAAACCGAGTGCAGACTGGGGAGATTGTGTCGGGCGTTTTGCGGAAAAATGGATACGGTTTTCACGCCCAACCAGCGTTCCGGCTGCCAAGCGGGCATCAGCAGCAGGGTGCCGATTTTGTTGTTTTGTGCATCGGTAATGGCATGGTTGTGGCGCAGCGGCACTTCGCAGCCTTGGGCAAACAGTTTTTCTACCGCCGCCACCAATTCGGGAAACGGTAGAGCGGCGGAAGTTTGGGAAGAGTCGTAATGTAGCATGAGGAGACCTTTGCTTAAAAAGCTTTATTGCTTGAAAACTTATCTTGTAAAATAAAAGCTGTCAATATTTAAGTGTAAATTAATTTAAGCGATGCTTAATATTGAAAGCTGTTAAGACATCATGTTTTATGAATAATGTTTTTCTAGCCTATGATTGAATGCCATCTGTTTTTCAGGAGAAACTAAGGAGAAATCACCATGTTCCAATTTGCCCACCCCGAACAAACGCCCTTACGCCGAGCAGTGACTGAGGCTTATCGCCGCGATGAAATCAAAGCCGTGCAGGATATGCTGCAACAGGCGCAGATGAGCGATGAAGAGCGCCGTGCCGCCGATGATTTGGCGCGCCGTTTGGTCACCCAAGTGCGCGCCAGCCGCCGCAAAGCCAGCGGCGTGGATGCGCTGATGCACGAATTTTCCTTGTCCAGCGAAGAAGGGGTGGCGCTGAT is a window from the Suttonella indologenes genome containing:
- a CDS encoding ornithine cyclodeaminase family protein — translated: MLHYDSSQTSAALPFPELVAAVEKLFAQGCEVPLRHNHAITDAQNNKIGTLLLMPAWQPERWLGVKTVSIFPQNARHNLPSLHSVYILYSADTGKPAAIFDGDSITSRRTAAASASAARFLSRKDSKTLLIVGAGRVAELLPDAYLSVRPIERFIIWNQTQDKAESLAVRLRDRGLQAEAASDLASAVKQSDIVSCATLSTAPLILREWLQAGTHLDLIGGFAPDMRETDDACFADTSVFVDTEEALMKAGDLLSPIAAGVFAPERVRATLSDLCRLQHKGREHAEEITVFKSVGSALEDLAAAVLAYEHLNS